The sequence TAATTATTGGGTAAAAGTGCAGTTGTTTTTAAATGACCAGTCATACTAATGTTAAcctttcttttccttaacccCTTTTCCTGCATCACATTTTAATAAGCACCAAGGGGATACTGGGGCGTCATCCCTAGTGTCAGTTATGTAGGCAACTAGTGTCCGTTATAACATCTGCATCATATATGTATCTACTTCACATCCAGTCATGTTTGATTTGTACTGATAAATAAACTAGTGACTACTTATAAAGAACAATCACTTTTCCTTGGTTTGttctactttaaaatattttatgcagaACTACTTTTATATCAGATTCTTTCCCCTTTTTTCAGTTTCTTCATCATAATCTTACAATGGAGGCAGCTTGGCCAGGACTTTTTGTTGATGGGGACGGGAGTTACTGGGATGTACCATTCTCACTTGCACTTGATCTTGCATCAGCAACTCTCAACTCTGGTGCTAGCTaccatttatttttcaataattgtGCAGGTTCACCCAAGCAGTATGAAGGTCAGCATAGTGATGAATTACCACCTCCTGCTGCTTTGCTTCCAGGTTTCACTGCCAAAGGTGTAGTTTccttgaagaaaaatattgaccTTTGGCGCAGTGAAGCGTCTATGCAAAAGATGGTGCAACCATATGATATATTCCTGTCTAATCCTCATATTTCAGCATCATGGATACTTGGTGAGAACTTCAATATCATTGATATAATTTCTTCTTTGTAGTTTAGAGcaaatattattgttttcaCTTTGTATGCTGGTACTTTTCTCTACCTTTGCATATCACTTGTAAACTTGTTAATTTTTCACCAACTTAATATAGCTGCAGTTTTCATTTTCTGTTGGTGCTCTCGTTACCTGTACTGGTCGAGAGTTGTACAAGTTGGGAATTCTGGCAGATATATCCCACACCAGTTAACTTATTTGAAATAGATTTTTCTTTGTAACTAGGTGTGTAAGACCTTAAgttaaaaatcagaaaaaatgaGATCACTACGTGGGGTAAGTGGTTAATATCAACGAGATGGTGCAGGGTTGAACTGCGAGGTGGGTGCTCTACCTACTACTTGTGAATCCGGTGATCGAAAGGGTGGAGAAACGACTAGCGGAATAGCAAAAGAGGTATTTGTAGAAAAGGGTAAGAAAGTTTATATCAAAAGATGCATGCTCCTAGCAAAATAATTGAAAGGTTGGATAGACTTCAGTGTAGCTTTTCGTGGGACACAACGAAAGGTATTAGGCAACACATCTTGTGAATTGGAGAGTTGTCACTTCTCCAAAGGAATGGGGAGGTCTCAGGGTTAAAGGATCTCTAGGTGTTCAATAAAGCTCTGTTGAAGCAGTGGTTATTGGaaatttggggggggggggggggaNNNNNNNNNNNNNNNNNNNNNNNNNNNNNNNNNNNNNNNNNNNNNNNNNNNNNNNNNNNNNNNNNNNNNNNNNNNNNNNNNNNNNNNNNNNNNNNNNNNNNNNNNNNNNNNNNNNNNNNNNNNNNNNNNNNNNNNNNNNNNNNNNNNNNNNNNNNNNNNNNNNNNNNNNNNNNNNNNNNNNNNNNNNNNNNNNNNNNNNNNNNNNNNNNNNNNNNNNNNNNNNNNNNNNNNNNNNNNNNNNNNNNNNNNNNNNNNNNNNNNNNNNNNNNNNNNNNNNNNNNNNNNNNNNNNNNNNNNNNNNNNNNNNNNNNNNNNNNNNNNNNNNNNNNNNNNNNNNNNNNNNNNNNNNNNNNNNNNNNNNNNNNNNNNNNNNNNNNNNNNNNNNNNNNNNNNNNNNNNNNNNNNNNNNNNNNNNNNNNNNNNgggggggggggggggagaatGTTTTTCGGAGGGGTGGTTGTGGAAAAGTAAGGAGAAACGGAAGGGATGCTGGAGGATCAGAAACATTATAACTCCGTTTGGGTGTGAGTTGTGGAGGAGTATTATTAAGGGATGGCAAAGACTTGTGGACATTTTTTCGTTTAGGTTGGAAATGGTAGGAGGATTGGTTTTTGGCAACATAAGTGCTGTGGGGAGAATGAGTTAAAGGAATTGTTTCCAAATATCTACCGTGTTTCCTGACAAAGAGGGATGACAGTGCTACAAACTCAAAGGGTGTTATCCACTGGGACTTAAAATTCAGAAGGAATCTTCAGGATTGGGAGATGGGAGGATTTCACAATTTGATTGAGCTTTTACATGGGCTAGAAACTCTTAACAACTTATTGGATATATGGAGTTGGAGGAAAAGTGGTGATGGTTTTTTTACTGTTAGTTCTTATTTTATGAAGCTACTAGTGAAAGAGGAATGTACTTTCCCCCATAACCCTATTTGGATCCACGGAGCACCAAGGAAGGTATGTTTGTTTTGTTGCCAGCGAGGGGAGCGATACtaatattaacaataaaagTTTGAGGACGAGTGGATCACTTATGTCAGTTGCTAATATGTCTAAGAGTGCAAGCAAGAATGTTGATCATTTTTTATTGCACTATAAGGGGGCTAATCAATTATGGAGGGTGACCCTCAATTTGTTTTGGATGCTATGGGTGATGCTGGTATAGTGAAGGAGGCTTTGCAAAGTTGGACTCGTAGGAGGGGTAAGAAAAGCCCAAGGGCATGTAATGCCGCCACCTTAGCAATCATGTGGgttatttaaaaagaaagaaataagacGACATTTGAAGGGGTGGAAGAAGATTTTGTAAAGTTGCAAAGTAGTGTTTTCTGTCTAGTTTCTTTTTTGTGTACTTACAAGGTTCCTATATGTATAGAGGATTGGATCACTTCTGTTGAGAAGCATATTTGGATGTAAGTTCTCTTCTTTTGGTATGTCTTGTAAACGGGGTTTCTCTATTTGTTAATAAAGAACTATCtgttaataaaattatttaccttctaattctcaaaaaaaattaactaattatttaccttgtccaaaaaaaaaatctatcatCTATTGTCTTCATTAGATAATGGAATAGTTACTGAGTTATCTTTTAACCCCTATGACTAAACCTCCTTTTTACTGCACGTCTTTTCTCTtaccttttttatgttttgtgatAATGTTGAATGTCAAAATTGATTCTAATTTGTGATAAGATGTAGAAAGTGAGCTATGTGTGAACTGTGCATAATGCCACTTGATTGGACACTACTTAGAAATTACTTCTGACCTTATTTGCTTCATTTAACCAATTTGCATATTGTCAATATGTATACAACTCAATGCTGCCTTGTAGAAGGATGAGAGCTAAATAATCTCATCCTTCTCCCATTCCTGTGGTAGCTTACGTAGTTCATCAGTGTAGGTGCTGTTTTTTCTGCATATCTCGGAGAAAGTTCAACGAAAAGGCAACAATCATGCAGTTTACGGGGTCTGAAAGATTTTGACCTTCGAGCCCAAGTTTCAAATTCTGCTGTTTCAGTGGATTCATTTGCATCTGCTTCCCTCACTGCACAGCACGGAAATTTCCAAAGGCTGTTCCTGGATCTTACTCGTGTCCATACAAGCTTCGACTTTCCTTCAGGGTCAAAACTTCTTTCTGGACTAACTTCTGTAGCATACAGTCTTTACAATTCTCAAGTACCAAATGTTGAGGCACTACAAGCAATTTGTCCGCGTGCTTCACTTTCTTTTCAGCAGCAGGTATCTCCTGTTCAAACATAACATGGCCCgctaattttatgttttgatgaaTTCCTCCCTTGGTACTGCTTTTATTACTTTAGTTCGGTTGAATTTGCTTATAGACAAcatacatattatataatttattttcaaaaaagtaaGAACAGGGCATATATATTTTCGTGATAaaacaattctttttttattaatttggggATAACAAAAAAGCCCGTATACAAGAATTATACCAAAAGGTAGAAAACACTTGCACAACATATGACTCTACTGACAACATCCAATATTTTGTACAGCAGAGCATATATTATATAGTATCTAACTAGAAGTGAGTCCAAAAGTAGAGTTAAAGGTTATGTTAGCTTTGAAGTATCATGATATTCAAAGCATTTTGGTGAAAGGGAACTTCCCAAGCATGTTAAGAATGACAAGTTAGAAAATCTCTTAGGGTAGAGGGAGTCAAATAGATCTAATATTTTAATTGGCTATCCCTACGTGGAAAGGTGTAGTAGCTTATAACGTAGAATTATTTGCATTAATTGCTGCCTTAGAGAGTgtttaatcaaaaaaaatatttacaaagtaCTAATGGATAGCAGAAATACTATGGCCTTGTGCTTAATGTGATTCCTAATATATAACCTCTTGAGATCTTGAGACATCTGTAGGTGTGAATTCTGATCACCTCATAGTGAGTTGTTCAATGTGTTTGTTTTGTATGGAATTTTTGTGTGATATTAACACATCAGTAAAAATTGTGACTTTCTAGTGTAGAAAATTGAAGACACAACGTTCTCACCTTACTGTGCTACATTTACTATTATTTCCTTCAGTGTTCTGTCTGATAAGCTTCTGCCGTTTGTAAGGATTGAAAGTTAACTAGGGGATAGGAAATATGCCATATTCATCCTGGAGGATAGATAAAACAAGGGTAAGAATGATAAGTCTGGTAAAAATCTGCGGCTTCCTCTGTTCATCTAACCTCATATTCCACCTCTCTAACCATCACGCAAAATCATATGCTGATGTCTGAAGAATCTCCAAATGGACACAGGTTGAACCAGATCACTAGAGTGGTCTCTGGAGATACTACAACCACTCTTCCCACTCCTAATTACACAATCACAGGGATTCCAAACataaatttttgttatataCATTCTAAACAACACTCAAGGTTGTGGCTTAGAGGTAAAAAAAGTGGAATGGAAATCATGGGAAACCAGTGTTCAAATATGAGCATAGGCAGGTGATTACACGGAACTTGTACTTGAGGGAGGTAGCAGCTATCCAATGAAACAATAGAGGTGTGCGCAAACTGACTGGAATACCACCATTATGTAAATGAACTTCAAAATTTGCTCACGCAACTTTATATCTGGTATTTGTGTCTGTATGCGTGTATTAACATGCAAATGATTCACATGCTAAATGACAATTTAGAAGTCGTTTTGTTTAATTTCCTCTTTTGTATGTATATCACCTGATTTTGATTTGCGGTTCATTGATGCAGATGATAGGACCTTTCAGCTTTAGAGTTGATTCGGAGATAGAAATTGATTTGAAGAAGGATTGGTATTTAAGTGTGAAGAATCCTGTATTTGCCATTGAACATGCTTTACAGGTTCTCTGGTCTGCCAAGGCTGTTGCTTGGTACTCTCCCATGCAGCGTGAATTTATGGTAGAACTTCGTTTCTTTGAAACTTAAAATCACCATCATCTCTAGTGGTATAAGTAATTCTAGCTATTCAGTGCCTGCTTATACATGCGTTTGGATATATTAAGTTTAtgccattttaaaaaattgattatgaGGTTATGTTTGGACTGCTACTCAAAATTTTGTGTCaagggaaaattttcaaaatgtcaatattttgacatttaatagGACTCATTGtcaatactttcaatatttagtaaaaatgtcaaaaaagaaacaattgttAAAAACAGAAAGGAGAAATTAAGGAGAGAGGAAAATATTAGAAAGAAACAATTGTTTAAAAGTCTTATCagttacaaaaattcaaaaaaaaagaattaattgacaatttatcaaaatacaaCAACTTTCATCTCTTTCGTCTTCTTTCACAATGTTCTAAAAAACACGCCTATCACCATTAatctaaaaattcaatattcaattttttaatttatttctgtTTCTAAACACGTTTATTTATCATACATCATCATATTTGAAGCGGTTTATTCTATTAAGGCATCATTTtcactttatgaaattatagtatatctttaaaaatttctgaaattttatgaagttatttatcttcttttaagaattttttcaatatttaaaatacaataCTCATGTATTTATGGTAGAGGTATTAATACATCTtacatatgtattttattttgcttatttcCAATATCACTTTGTATACCAAATAGTTTGTGTTTAGATTTAATATTGTACTCGTCCTAATGTATACCATAAAgtttgtatttagatttgatttcgTATTCATCGTAATTATACCATgaagttttgtatttatattttgatttcgtATTTATTCTCAACTATAAATAGCCAAAATAcagtttatatatgtatttatccTAATTGCATTAGTCAAatagttttgtattttattttgctcaTTATATGTTTATACCAACTTTATTCAttcacaattttaaataatcaaaatacatgtttgtatttagattatcactttgtaaaaataaatttgactaCAAACTACAAAACATTCAAAATACTTTCAAATACTTTGGTGAAACAACTCAATACTTAAATGCTAACGTAGATTCtactaaatttaaaatataacaaataataaaaaaagatggACAAAAATTACTTTAGATACTACAAAtttgaaatacataaatattttatgagtATGTACACAAATTCAcataaaagtttaaaaaaatgacgaaaaatcatcaatacatacaattcaaaactcaacataatgtgtaattttgaaaacaaaatctcgcaaaataaatgatgaattcAAAAATAACTTTATCAATTGCGAGattttttgattaattgataGATCTGAACAAATTGTTACGAACTTGAATAATTAGCTCTTTTTCAACAATGAGAGAAAATAATGGTGAGattttgataaaagaaaaaaaaagaagagaaaagtgaATGATGGGGATGGTGAAAATTGAAAagttgatgaaaaaaaaattgaaaattgaaagataaaaaataaatttaatggtatttaaaaacatatgaagaAGTGTAAATTGGTAATGGATGTAGAATTTGATTCAAAGTTGGACTGTTTtgtgaaataaatttgaatacaaatcactttctaaaatattgatattttgacatttacaataattattttaaagagtagatatttttactaattaaattagGGATTGTGACTAGTTTTCTAATTTTCACTTGTTTTAGTTGTCAACCTAACAAAAACTTGTTATTAATTTGTAACTGCGCTTATATTTTTGGAGAAACTAACCAAATACcccataaaaacaaaataattataaatatataccCCTTTTCTCCTactctactatatatatatatatatatatatatatatacacacacacacacacactataTTGGTATCATTAAGAGTGATAATTTTGCCTAGCAGATACAAAATTAGTAGTCCCTTCGTTTCATCCTATGTGATAACATTCGATCGGGCACGAagattaagaaataataaagacTTTAAAATGTTTATCAAATTGCCCTTCAAAATTCTCTCTCCTCAAAAAAGAATTAGAGATCCTTAAAATTAAGTGGAGGCCAACAAGgataaaaaatgaattgtatCTTTAAATACTTTCCATAAAGAAATTGTGTCATTCTTTTTGGGATTGACAAAAAGAAAATGGTGTCATTATAAAATGAGATAGAAGGAATTAGTATATTTAAGGTTTCTTGTTTGGAAGTTTCGTTAACCCATACTCAGATGGTTCTCATGGGTCCAACAATTTTAAATTCTGATACAATTTTATTGTGTTCGATTAGGAAATATGTTCGAGACCTAATGTAGCAATAAACACTTTTAAATAACCATAATTTCAAAAACACAATAtgcattatcatatttttttaacctgcacaataaaataaaagagtccATGTCAAATATGAAACAAGTGACGtgtgatattatttttctttcaaggTTCAACAATTAATTCAAGACATTCACAATTTAGTATCGGCGTTTAAGGCTTATTGAACATATAATAAGGAGGCAATCAAATATAATTGTAGGGATATTAAAAGTAAACAATCTTCTTGGAAAACAAATTCTGGTGCTATTCTTATAAGTATTgatcatttattttatgttacataatcaaaattaatacaTCATCAAGTAACTAACACTATTACAGAAACAACTTTTGTTACCATCtcaatcaaattcaaaaaatattgaagCAAATAATGAAGAGGTTATAGTTGTACTCCACAAGATGTGTAATTAACTTTTGGAGCAGTAGAACTCTCCAAACAACTCTCCACACCCTTGACAACCGCTTCGATCGTCCCTTGCTCAAGCTCATCTTAGAAGatcttattttctttctcattttcaaAATGAATGGAAAATATCATGTATTGAGTTTTTTCTCTTAAAGATCAAAGGGAAGGCCATAAAATATTAATACGACAATAACAAACTTCACAACATCAACTCCAATGACCttcaatttaataatttttttgcataattAGGTAATGTGAAATGATAGCAGTAAAATAAACATGTGCTTACCAACacttattttcaattttgagaCAACAGACATGTACATTATAAACGTTTTCATTCCAACCGTATGCAACGTCATGTTACTCCCCTCATGCTAGATAATCAATTTGCTTGCGAAGAAATTACAGATTGTACATGTAGATTACGCCCTTACCCGTTACCTGGTACCAAATACCAAATATTTCACAacaaagagtaagaaatttgaggcTTTCTAAACAAATATACGTTGATATCAAATGATACTTGGTAATGAATGAGAAGCGAAATGCAATGGCAGATAAAGGAGCCAACTAAACACAATTGTTATCGGTAAACAAATTACATCAGGTAGCTTTTCTgctttattttctcctttgaTTGGAGAGACAGATATACATATGAGGaatttttgacaaaattctaaataatatGTACCTTGAGTGAGATTTAATTAGCATaaggaattttatatatatactcccAACAACAAACTCTAATTTTTTAGTTACcttcataaaaatcataacttttcataaaaatcacaacttttcataaaagtcgaaactcttcattttccattcacaccttttaaaatccaacaattccccgcatgaatggggaatgactccaATACAAAGAAacggacaagtatgtgtactttacaagcaataATTAATTGCATCCGGCTAAGTAGGTTTTTCCTTGAACTtttcgtagtgaacatatgtcagATATACTCGATCAACCGGTAGATGAGATATCTTTGAAGCATtaagcttt comes from Solanum pennellii chromosome 1, SPENNV200 and encodes:
- the LOC107008105 gene encoding protein TRIGALACTOSYLDIACYLGLYCEROL 4, chloroplastic is translated as MKKLRWAMDSGGFWELDLSTPITLNGQARPVPGDPLPLGLSRGSRLSRFQQIDFFQRFMAMPFIPSFAANRGFLLQRVLSLPIAENWSVMLLGQLYVQRFLSSLRKNKTKHLPDPSWLQSIRRNFIQKSFYALGFCSELFLTPDDTLLISLDAYGDEKVPQKRAVLHHKFLHHNLTMEAAWPGLFVDGDGSYWDVPFSLALDLASATLNSGASYHLFFNNCAGSPKQYEGQHSDELPPPAALLPGFTAKGVVSLKKNIDLWRSEASMQKMVQPYDIFLSNPHISASWILGAVFSAYLGESSTKRQQSCSLRGLKDFDLRAQVSNSAVSVDSFASASLTAQHGNFQRLFLDLTRVHTSFDFPSGSKLLSGLTSVAYSLYNSQVPNVEALQAICPRASLSFQQQMIGPFSFRVDSEIEIDLKKDWYLSVKNPVFAIEHALQVLWSAKAVAWYSPMQREFMVELRFFET